One stretch of Bombina bombina isolate aBomBom1 chromosome 7, aBomBom1.pri, whole genome shotgun sequence DNA includes these proteins:
- the FEZF2 gene encoding fez family zinc finger protein 2, with product MASSASLERVIPSCQRLDGRHGDTTSSKSLAFSIERIMAKTSDPKPTFFEQNQGLDTEAKKILNLCSPIPCMIPIQSLNYDVHSKTLLNYSEIWKNSLRGTVCSSTGLCKPNCGICCKNELNMGHSILPNNRVIKPQVINQTVGVPSNGSLYYFNYLDASYHHSDILNGQLIPSSILNAQSQASLSAHQKLFLLENAKLSGLASDKFPNHQYPHKERLPGQLDQVMKENTALSVDRHGKNQTKLNANSVDGKPKIFTCEVCGKVFNAHYNLTRHMPVHTGARPFVCKVCGKGFRQASTLCRHKIIHTQEKPHKCNQCGKAFNRSSTLNTHIRIHAGYKPFVCEFCGKGFHQKGNYKNHKLTHSGEKQYKCTICNKAFHQIYNLTFHMHTHNDKKPFTCGTCGKGFCRNFDLKKHVRKLHDNISSVCSLKDISRDGQS from the exons aTGGCTAGTTCAGCTTCTTTGGAGAGAGTGATACCTTCCTGCCAAAGACTTGATGGGCGACATGGGGATACAACATCATCCAAATCACTGGCCTTCTCAATTGAACGAATTATGGCAAAGACTTCAGATCCCAAACCTACATTTTTTGAACAAAATCAAGGACTAGACACAGAAGCAAAGAAAATTCTAAATCTTTGCTCACCCATCCCATGCATGATCCCAATTCAATCCTTAAATTATGATGTTCATTCCAAAACCCTACTGAATTATTCTGAGATCTGGAAGAACAGCTTGAGAGGTACAGTGTGCAGTTCAACTGGTTTGTGCAAACCTAACTGCGGCATATGCTGTAAAAATGAATTAAATATGGGACATTCTATTCTTCCAAATAACAGGGTGATCAAACCCCAGGTTATTAATCAGACTGTGGGTGTACCATCTAACGGATCCTTATATTATTTTAACTACCTGGATGCATCCTATCACCATTCTGATATATTAAATGGACAACTTATACCTTCTAGCATATTAAATGCACAATCTCAAGCAAGCCTTTCTGCTCATCAGAAACTATTTCTTCTGGAAAATGCCAAACTCTCAGGTCTTGCATCAGATAAATTTCCAAACCATCAATACCCTCATAAGGAAAGGCTTCCAGGACAGTTGGATCAAGTAATGAAAGAAAATACAGCCTTATCAGTGGATAGACACGGTAAAAATCAGACAAAACTGAATGCTAATTCTGTTGATGGAAAACCTAAGATATTTACCTGTGAAGTCTGTGGCAAG gtTTTCAATGCACACTACAATTTAACCCGGCACATGCCAGTACACACAGGGGCTAGACCATTTGTATGTAAAGTATGTGGTAAAGGATTTAGGCAAGCCAGTACCCTCTGCAGACATAAAATTATTCATACACAG GAAAAACCTCACAAGTGCAATCAGTGTGGTAAAGCGTTTAACAGAAGTTCAACATTAAACACTCATATCAGAATACATGCTGGTTATAAACCATTTGTTTGTGAATTTTGTGGCAAAGGATTTCACCAAAAAG GGAATTATAAAAATCATAAATTGACACACAGCGGAGAAAAGCAGTATAAGTGCACAATTTGCAACAAAGCTTTTCATCAAATTTATAATTTGActtttcatatgcacacacacaatgaTAAGAAACCTTTTACTTGCGGAACCTGTGGGAAAGGATTTTGCAGAAACTTTGATTTGAAGAAACATGTTAGgaaattacatgataatatttcCTCTGTTTGTTCACTGAAGGATATATCAAGAGATGGACAAAGTTAA